From the Cohaesibacter sp. ES.047 genome, one window contains:
- a CDS encoding DMT family transporter: protein MLPTQTYLPAILWMLLSTFIWTVIFSAGKFADGSIGVFQLTFLRYVGGLTALLALLPSKGGFRAHISRQPKANMARALCACGAAISITWASANMPLIDATAISMSYGIFGVLLGAIVLKETIRPSHWTAVSVSLAGVAIVMVSKGAFQGHIAIAPTFIAVLSAIFLAIEGLLISILGRSEKAFTVMLYVSFFGCGLMLPAALLEWTQPTPATFVLCLALGPLGILGQYCTIRGYRSAPLSVVAPVDYSWLFFSALLGLVVFNEVPTHGTWLGCLIVALGGVLLIRSGKAA, encoded by the coding sequence GTGCTTCCAACTCAGACCTATCTTCCTGCCATCCTTTGGATGCTGCTCAGCACGTTTATCTGGACAGTGATTTTTTCCGCTGGAAAGTTTGCCGATGGCTCCATCGGCGTCTTTCAGCTCACCTTCTTACGCTATGTAGGCGGGCTAACGGCCTTGCTGGCGCTGCTGCCTTCTAAAGGAGGGTTTCGCGCGCATATCAGCAGGCAACCCAAAGCGAATATGGCACGGGCACTGTGTGCCTGCGGTGCTGCGATCTCAATCACCTGGGCTTCGGCCAACATGCCACTCATCGACGCCACCGCGATCAGCATGTCCTACGGGATCTTCGGCGTATTGCTTGGAGCCATTGTGCTCAAGGAGACAATTCGCCCAAGCCATTGGACCGCGGTTTCCGTCTCTCTGGCGGGAGTGGCAATCGTCATGGTCAGCAAAGGCGCGTTTCAAGGGCACATAGCGATCGCACCAACTTTCATCGCTGTTTTGAGTGCCATTTTTCTGGCCATTGAGGGTTTACTGATCAGCATCTTGGGGCGCTCCGAAAAAGCTTTCACGGTGATGCTGTATGTCTCATTCTTCGGATGCGGCCTGATGCTCCCGGCAGCTCTTCTGGAATGGACGCAACCAACGCCAGCCACTTTTGTCCTATGTCTAGCGCTTGGCCCGCTCGGCATTCTCGGACAATATTGCACCATACGGGGTTATCGCTCCGCCCCGCTGTCCGTCGTGGCTCCGGTTGACTATTCTTGGCTCTTCTTCTCAGCCCTCTTGGGGCTGGTCGTCTTTAATGAAGTGCCAACGCATGGCACCTGGCTGGGCTGCTTGATCGTCGCACTTGGTGGTGTGCTACTCATCCGATCAGGAAAAGCTGCCTAG
- the cyaB gene encoding class IV adenylate cyclase — protein MQQNAASLETKGMLADPGDHFKGRFEVERKFQVDDLPSVLERLKDMAAIPFTIGNTETDVFLDLADARLESNNQFHTLRHMQPSDRVLWISKGPAKDECIAMDLPDFDKALAMLKSLGFEEKWHIKKRRDIYFVDKFHVTLDHIEGLGSFVEIAIMTDDQSALSPLREDVQSAADQLGLVEYPEVHLSYRELLHG, from the coding sequence ATGCAACAGAATGCGGCAAGTCTCGAAACAAAAGGAATGCTGGCTGACCCCGGCGACCATTTCAAGGGGCGCTTTGAGGTGGAAAGGAAGTTTCAGGTTGATGATCTCCCATCCGTGCTTGAACGCCTCAAAGACATGGCGGCAATTCCCTTTACGATCGGAAACACCGAGACCGATGTATTTCTGGATCTTGCGGACGCTCGACTGGAGTCCAACAACCAGTTTCACACCCTGAGGCATATGCAGCCATCGGACCGGGTTCTCTGGATATCGAAGGGGCCAGCCAAGGACGAATGCATCGCGATGGATTTACCCGATTTCGACAAGGCGCTTGCGATGCTGAAGTCGCTTGGCTTTGAGGAAAAATGGCACATCAAAAAGCGCAGAGACATCTATTTCGTCGATAAATTCCACGTAACATTGGACCACATCGAAGGGCTGGGTTCCTTTGTTGAGATTGCGATCATGACAGATGATCAAAGCGCGCTTTCCCCCCTACGAGAGGATGTTCAGAGTGCTGCAGATCAACTCGGCCTTGTTGAATATCCCGAAGTCCACCTGTCCTATCGTGAGTTGCTGCATGGGTGA
- a CDS encoding GNAT family N-acetyltransferase: MNTQDYRIVRQTPPLEDFLRLRRITGLTVYSQEAARKGLEGTIVAALVLKGETVVGMGRLVGDGGCVFIIADVAVDPAHQGKGLGKRIMAELMDYVNTELGSKAYVSLVADLPADKLYASFGFEPVAPASIGMAYRVP, translated from the coding sequence ATGAACACGCAGGACTACCGGATCGTCAGACAAACCCCGCCCCTTGAAGATTTTCTGCGCTTGAGGCGCATCACCGGGCTGACCGTCTACTCCCAGGAAGCGGCCCGCAAGGGCCTCGAAGGGACGATTGTCGCCGCATTGGTGCTCAAGGGAGAGACCGTTGTGGGAATGGGACGACTGGTGGGCGATGGTGGTTGCGTCTTTATCATCGCCGATGTCGCGGTGGATCCGGCCCATCAAGGCAAGGGCCTTGGCAAACGGATCATGGCCGAATTGATGGACTATGTGAACACCGAGCTGGGCTCCAAGGCCTATGTCTCCCTTGTCGCCGATCTGCCCGCAGACAAGCTCTACGCCAGTTTCGGGTTCGAACCGGTTGCCCCCGCGTCCATCGGCATGGCCTATCGCGTGCCGTAA
- a CDS encoding alpha-amylase family glycosyl hydrolase encodes MTGYARDDVAALLKAVLAFGRRLRSERTSTRVTSSAASMLNTLSVRGPMPTRQLAIEERLQPQSLTRIVKRLEEDGLIRRDRGKEDQRELIIALTKAGTRELDADLLERQRWLEQVVADTLSEGDRALLGDVARLLLKLAFHDTEAKAQETDMPSWVQHAIFWHIYPLGFVGAPKGIDMINDIDHHLDHIIDWLDYAVELGVSALLLGPIFASSTHGYDTIDHYRIDPRLGDEADLDRLVAAANQRGLKIVLDGVFNHVGRGFPKFIEAEDKGPESEAARWFLPIDGDGPNGTAAWKTFEGHEGLIALNHENADVADYVLDVMTHWLDRGVSGWRLDAAYATPTSFWQKILPAVRQSHPEAYVFGEVIHGDYVEFVQETGVDAVTQYELWKAIWSALNENNFFELAWALDRNNRFLEHFAPFTFVGNHDVTRIASQLEDARHLPHALALLLLTGGTPCIYSGDEQGFKGIKEEREGGDDAVRPAFPDNPDGLLDDGLPLYRLHQDLIGLRRRNPWLVRARSEALHLENQQMVLKISAKGNRLILAFNLGDDDADLPAGDASSLLLGDGTLNKDSKQSTVHLKAHGWCVLSS; translated from the coding sequence ATGACAGGATACGCAAGAGATGATGTTGCAGCTTTGCTGAAGGCCGTTTTGGCGTTCGGACGCCGACTGCGCTCGGAGCGCACATCGACGCGCGTCACCTCGTCTGCTGCGAGCATGCTCAACACACTATCCGTGCGCGGACCAATGCCCACCCGACAGCTCGCAATTGAAGAGCGCTTACAGCCCCAATCACTGACAAGGATTGTCAAGCGATTGGAAGAGGATGGCCTAATCCGGCGCGACCGCGGTAAGGAAGATCAACGCGAACTGATCATTGCGTTGACCAAAGCAGGCACAAGGGAGCTCGACGCCGACCTCCTGGAGCGACAAAGATGGTTGGAGCAGGTTGTCGCGGATACCTTGAGCGAAGGGGACCGAGCCTTGCTGGGAGACGTGGCACGCCTTCTGCTCAAGCTCGCCTTTCATGATACAGAGGCCAAAGCACAGGAAACAGATATGCCAAGCTGGGTTCAACATGCGATTTTCTGGCACATATATCCGCTCGGATTTGTCGGAGCGCCCAAAGGGATCGACATGATCAACGACATTGATCATCATCTCGATCACATCATAGACTGGCTCGATTATGCAGTTGAACTCGGTGTTTCCGCGCTTCTGCTCGGTCCGATCTTCGCCTCATCCACGCACGGATATGACACGATCGATCACTACCGCATTGACCCGCGCCTTGGCGATGAGGCCGATTTGGACCGACTGGTTGCTGCTGCCAATCAACGTGGTCTGAAGATCGTTCTCGACGGGGTCTTCAACCATGTTGGACGCGGGTTCCCCAAATTCATCGAAGCCGAGGACAAAGGGCCCGAGTCAGAGGCCGCGCGATGGTTCCTTCCTATTGACGGCGATGGCCCAAATGGTACGGCGGCATGGAAAACCTTTGAAGGTCATGAGGGCCTGATCGCACTCAATCATGAGAATGCGGACGTGGCGGACTATGTTCTTGATGTCATGACCCACTGGTTGGACCGCGGTGTATCAGGCTGGCGCCTCGATGCAGCCTATGCGACCCCGACATCCTTTTGGCAAAAGATCCTGCCCGCGGTGCGTCAATCCCATCCCGAGGCCTATGTTTTCGGGGAAGTCATTCACGGAGACTATGTCGAGTTTGTTCAGGAGACCGGCGTTGACGCCGTCACGCAATATGAGCTTTGGAAGGCGATATGGAGTGCGCTCAATGAAAACAACTTCTTCGAGCTCGCCTGGGCCCTTGATCGGAACAACCGGTTCCTTGAACATTTTGCGCCTTTTACATTCGTTGGCAATCACGACGTCACCCGGATTGCGAGCCAGCTAGAAGACGCAAGGCATTTGCCCCATGCCTTGGCCTTGCTCCTTTTGACCGGAGGCACTCCTTGTATCTATTCCGGCGATGAGCAGGGATTCAAAGGCATCAAGGAAGAAAGGGAGGGCGGCGATGACGCGGTCCGCCCGGCATTTCCGGACAATCCAGACGGGTTGCTCGACGATGGATTGCCGCTTTATCGTCTGCATCAGGATCTGATCGGCTTACGGCGCAGAAATCCATGGCTGGTTCGCGCCAGAAGCGAAGCGCTGCATCTGGAAAACCAGCAGATGGTTCTCAAAATAAGCGCTAAGGGCAATCGCCTGATCCTTGCCTTCAACCTTGGAGACGATGACGCCGATCTCCCCGCCGGTGATGCCAGCAGCCTCCTGTTGGGGGATGGGACACTCAATAAGGATAGCAAACAGAGCACAGTTCACCTCAAGGCTCACGGCTGGTGCGTCCTGTCGTCTTGA
- a CDS encoding cold-shock protein, giving the protein MTVGTVKFFNSTKGYGFIAPDDGGKDAFVHISAVERAGLSGLDEGQKVSYELEAGRNGKVAAVNLQLAD; this is encoded by the coding sequence ATGACTGTTGGCACCGTAAAATTCTTCAATTCCACCAAAGGCTACGGCTTTATCGCTCCTGATGATGGCGGCAAAGACGCTTTCGTCCATATTTCTGCTGTTGAACGCGCTGGTCTGAGCGGACTGGACGAAGGTCAGAAAGTTTCTTACGAACTTGAAGCTGGCCGTAATGGTAAAGTCGCAGCTGTCAATCTGCAGTTGGCCGACTGA
- a CDS encoding LysR substrate-binding domain-containing protein codes for MQKSQAISLNAVRVFAIVAEHHSFKRAAESLGVTPGAVSRHVQALEEAMGVSLFFRRNNSICLTEIGEAFLQQAVPSLRSLNQAIETAMGEGQSLTVSTPTTLAMRWLIPQLKAFRQLRPDIAVRIETKSPMASLHPQHVDFSINYVVKGTSVGDAEILFEDRSRPYMSPDLASSSSKLTKLSAIPALQSTSSNWDWKTWLAEAGFSEASIQYGGYFDLDDAALRAAIAGMGMALSPEFIIADDLEAGRLCALPESPSVLLGHYTMTVMEPKTSAAMIFAKWLRSLR; via the coding sequence ATGCAGAAATCTCAGGCTATTTCACTAAATGCAGTGCGCGTCTTTGCCATTGTCGCAGAGCACCATAGCTTCAAGCGTGCGGCGGAAAGCCTTGGGGTGACGCCGGGCGCGGTCAGTCGCCATGTCCAGGCGCTTGAAGAGGCAATGGGTGTGTCGCTCTTCTTCAGGCGGAACAACTCGATTTGCCTGACCGAAATCGGAGAAGCGTTTCTGCAGCAAGCCGTGCCGAGCCTTCGGTCTCTCAATCAAGCCATTGAAACCGCCATGGGGGAAGGCCAGAGCCTCACCGTGTCGACCCCCACGACGCTTGCCATGCGCTGGCTTATTCCGCAGCTCAAGGCCTTCAGGCAGTTGAGGCCAGACATTGCAGTCAGGATCGAAACCAAAAGTCCGATGGCGTCATTGCATCCGCAACATGTCGATTTTTCGATCAATTACGTTGTAAAGGGGACGTCGGTCGGCGATGCCGAAATTCTGTTTGAAGACAGATCCAGACCCTACATGTCTCCCGACCTTGCGTCTTCGAGCTCGAAATTGACCAAGCTTTCAGCCATTCCCGCATTGCAGAGTACGAGCAGCAATTGGGATTGGAAGACATGGCTGGCAGAGGCCGGCTTCTCAGAGGCCTCGATCCAATATGGCGGATATTTCGATCTTGATGACGCTGCACTCAGAGCGGCAATCGCTGGAATGGGAATGGCTTTGTCACCCGAATTTATCATTGCGGACGATCTTGAGGCGGGCAGGCTGTGTGCCTTGCCCGAGAGTCCTTCGGTGCTTTTAGGCCATTACACGATGACAGTAATGGAGCCCAAGACATCGGCCGCAATGATCTTCGCAAAATGGCTGCGGTCATTGCGCTAG
- the speB gene encoding agmatinase: MADYSYPAFLASELTETESNADTALFEVIPCPLEKTVSYGSGTAAGPSALLEASQELERYDGRGFPLEHGIITSDPIDCDQTIEEVMLALRRRTAESVKAGRIPVTLGGEHSLSYAAIMGVVDALQKPIGILQIDAHADLRNAYRGNRHSHASVMHLCAVEEKLPLMQLGIRALCIEEHEARVKSEHIHYIDAEKLVTNNITEFDLPEGFPEDVYVTFDVDGLDPSIMPATGTPVPGGLAYYQALSLIEDVLTGPRCVGFDVVELAPMADQWAWDFTAASLTYRLMGLVAASRE; encoded by the coding sequence ATGGCCGATTATTCCTATCCCGCCTTTCTTGCCTCCGAGCTGACCGAAACCGAGAGCAATGCGGATACCGCGCTTTTCGAAGTCATCCCCTGCCCGCTTGAAAAAACCGTCTCCTATGGATCTGGCACGGCAGCCGGCCCGTCTGCTCTGCTGGAAGCCAGTCAAGAGCTCGAACGCTATGATGGTCGCGGCTTTCCCCTCGAGCACGGGATCATCACATCCGATCCCATCGATTGCGACCAGACCATCGAAGAAGTGATGCTGGCCCTGCGCCGCAGAACCGCAGAGAGCGTCAAAGCGGGCCGCATCCCGGTCACGCTGGGGGGCGAACACAGCCTGTCCTATGCCGCGATCATGGGCGTGGTCGATGCCTTGCAAAAGCCCATCGGCATTCTGCAGATCGATGCTCATGCGGACCTGCGCAATGCCTATCGGGGCAATCGCCACTCTCACGCATCGGTCATGCATCTATGTGCGGTGGAAGAAAAGCTGCCCCTCATGCAGCTGGGGATTCGCGCTCTATGCATCGAAGAACACGAGGCTCGCGTCAAATCCGAACACATCCACTATATTGACGCGGAAAAGCTCGTCACCAACAATATCACTGAATTCGATTTGCCTGAAGGCTTCCCTGAAGACGTCTATGTAACCTTCGATGTCGATGGCCTCGACCCCTCGATCATGCCCGCCACAGGAACGCCCGTGCCCGGCGGCCTTGCATACTATCAGGCGCTCAGCCTGATCGAAGATGTACTCACCGGACCACGCTGTGTTGGCTTTGACGTGGTCGAACTGGCTCCGATGGCCGATCAATGGGCATGGGATTTCACTGCGGCAAGCCTCACCTATCGCCTCATGGGGCTGGTCGCGGCCAGCCGGGAATAG
- a CDS encoding deaminase: MAPRPGFDEWVLQCAEAVAMRSRDPSTKVGCVIVRPDKSFAAVGYNGFPRSMEDRPDWWDSREEKYDRVVHAEMNALAAMKEPAKGCIVYVTHPPCKECTKFLAAHQVARVVWRHNEGIQGRFDTTRSEQILGDCGIEFKVIGMPVI, from the coding sequence ATGGCCCCGCGGCCCGGATTTGACGAATGGGTGCTTCAGTGCGCCGAAGCGGTTGCCATGCGCAGTCGTGATCCCTCAACCAAGGTGGGCTGTGTGATCGTGCGGCCCGACAAGAGTTTCGCTGCCGTGGGCTACAATGGTTTTCCCCGCTCGATGGAAGATCGACCAGACTGGTGGGACAGTCGCGAGGAGAAATATGATCGCGTTGTTCACGCGGAAATGAATGCCCTGGCGGCCATGAAGGAACCTGCCAAAGGATGCATTGTTTATGTCACGCATCCACCTTGCAAGGAATGCACGAAGTTTCTGGCGGCGCATCAGGTTGCCCGTGTCGTCTGGCGTCATAACGAGGGGATTCAGGGCCGTTTTGACACAACCCGGTCGGAGCAGATACTCGGAGACTGCGGGATCGAGTTCAAGGTCATCGGAATGCCTGTGATCTGA